A genome region from Anopheles stephensi strain Indian chromosome 2, UCI_ANSTEP_V1.0, whole genome shotgun sequence includes the following:
- the LOC118505255 gene encoding immunoglobulin domain-containing protein oig-4-like, translated as MHRYRLSTSMSVYMFCIVIVLLVSIAIDDVEARRGRARGRTKSRMQIGLPITGKYRDPESDQYYNNNNGAKITLASHFDYEYVLGHKIAFLCVARGTPRPTITWFKDGVEIFSHLYLHVHEWYIGKDKVKSKIEIDPATQMDAGVYECTADNMYSIDRRSFKTDFSIAFD; from the exons ATGCATCGCTATCGGTTGTCGACCAGCATGTCCGTGTACATGTTCTGCATCGTGATCGTCCTGCTGGTGTCGATCGCCATCGACGACGTGGAGGCTAGGCGTGGCCGTGCCAGAGGTCGTACGAAATCGAGG ATGCAAATTGGGCTTCCGATAACGGGCAAATACCGTGATCCAGAATCGGACCAGTActacaacaataacaac GGTGCGAAAATTACACTTGCCTCACACTTTGATTACGAATACGTGTTGGGACACAAGATTGCTTTCCTGTGCGTGGCACGTGGTACGCCCCGACCGACCATCACCTGGTTCAAGGACGGTGTTGAGATCTTCAGCCATCTGTATCTTCAC GTCCACGAATGGTACATCGGCAAGGATAAGGTAAAGTCGAAGATTGAGATCGATCCTGCCACCCAGATGGATGCCGGCGTGTACGAGTGCACGGCCGACAACATGtactcgatcgatcgaaggaGCTTTAAGACCGATTTCTCGATCGCATTCGATTAG
- the LOC118505249 gene encoding transmembrane emp24 domain-containing protein 5, with translation MAHIRSGSTLQHGMVCRWYPLLSILLAIQLLPSAFAIQKEMTVSVGPGNVDCFFESAKAGQTIDIEYQVIDGGHGDLDISFELAEVTGRTIFADYKKSDNIHRFPVPYDGEYKFCFDNGFSRANSKTVFFELIIEREGEQEDAGWPDIDLLEGLTPDEFYEMKVQDMEDAIKRVRNNLTKARQLQDVLRSHEARDRNVAEENYFKVNVWSFFQILVMVGVGTLQVFMVKSLFDVESRAYKLLTKL, from the exons ATG GCCCACATCCGGAGTGGTTCCACTCTGCAACATGGCATGGTATGCCGGTGGTATCCACTGTTATCTATTCTACTCGCGATCCAGCTCCTTCCAAGCGCGTTTGCAATACAGAAGGAAATGACGGTCAGCGTTGGGCCCGGGAATGTGGACTGCTTTTTCGAGAGTGCCAAAGCCGGCCAAACGATCGACATCGAGTATCAGGTGATAGACGGTGGGCACGGCGATCTGGACATTAGCTTCGAGCTGGCGGAAGTGACGGGACGGACCATCTTTGCCGATTACAAAAAGTCGGACAACATCCACCGGTTTCCGGTGCCGTACGATGGCGAGTACAAGTTTTGCTTCGACAATGGGTTTAGCCGGGCGAACAGCAAGACGGTGTTTTTCGAGCTCATCATCGAGCGGGAAGGTGAGCAGGAGGATGCCGGCTGGCCGGACATCGATCTGCTCGAGGGCCTCACGCCGGACGAGTTTTACGAGATGAAGGTCCAGGACATGGAGGACGCGATCAAGCGCGTGAGGAACAATCTAACGAAGGCGCGCCAGCTGCAGGACGTGCTGCGGTCGCACGAAGCCCGCGACCGTAATGTGGCGGAGGAGAACTACTTCAAGGTGAACGTGTGGTCGTTCTTCCAGATTCTGGTCATGGTCGGTGTCGGTACGCTGCAGGTGTTTATGGTGAAGTCGCTGTTCGACGTGGAATCTCGAGCATACAAGCTGCTCACGAAGCTGTAA
- the LOC118505201 gene encoding uncharacterized protein LOC118505201, with the protein MESCAAKRTENTGLIGLECKLRASIALTEGDHRSAVLHQTQSLGASKRQKYSKASRQSCDLNDLIEQVIKSEISNSTASPADRPDGYTELCKRCEELPAEWTVIQIAKDYNPLATGMVHEELVREPTAIWLTVFACSDPCGDTPFEPILIPLEPPAEKPDAKFPNYFEHIAVIPSEVRNAIASHDSAAASSDSQASRLDIVEQLISSAVERTRELLGPWCNLLVGKFRSTTDQKLENEIYNQIEAFCVHNRINRTGQRLVSLVARRLDLLDDRQLFELCCSEQLDLDDAKVEALYDLLSELREQKFHDRTEERLNCYPVMLIIDELLDSMPWEMLHPTGEFSRFSSFWALSELYRAHAPRIKHGYFTLSANRCFGIINPDKNLEKMSARLQMFYREWFPDFELLIDQAPKENDFDDVLNNTDVLVYNGHGSGLQFMNGETLLQRNISCVTFLFGCDSVRLFSNGLFTEMTGTHMYYNAAHCPTVIGALWVLTDLLTDIYSMLLLGSWIPSTNPAYTKQNISSLDTMAFKAGKWQFSKTSSTTKTIIQKHPNLLKLMGDCRMFYQLPQRIRCALVCRGLPVINEACT; encoded by the exons ATGGAAAGTTGTGCTGCTAAAAGGACAGAAAACACTGGTCTCATCGGTC TGGAGTGCAAGCTACGTGCGTCCATTGCACTGACCGAAGGAGACCATCGCAGTGCGGTACTACATCAAACCCAGTCGCTCGGAGCTTCAAAGCGCCAAAAATACTCTAAAGCATCCCGGCAAAGCTGTGATCTCA ACGATTTGATTGAGCAagtaatcaaaagtgaaataaGCAACTCCACAGCATCTCCGGCCGATCGACCGGATGGTTACACCGAGCTTTGCAAACGCTGTGAAGAACTGCCAGCAGAATGGACAGTGATACAGATAGCGAAAGATTACAATCCCTTGGCGACCGGCATGGTGCACGAGGAACTAGTCCGAGAACCCACCGCAATATGGTTAACCGTGTTTGCGTGCAGCGATCCCTGCGGCGACACTCCCTTCGAACCGATTCTGATCCCGCTGGAACCACCGGCCGAAAAACCGGATGCCAAGTTTCCGAACTACTTCGAGCACATCGCAGTCATTCCTTCCGAGGTGCGAAATGCAATCGCTAGCCACGATTCCGCCGCGGCATCGTCCGATAGTCAAGCGAGCCGGCTCGATATCGTAGAACAGCTGATAAGTTCCGCCGTTGAACGTACGCGCGAATTGTTGGGACCGTGGTGCAATCTGCTGGTGGGGAAGTTCCGTTCGACAACCGATCAAAAGCTGGAGAATGAAATCTACAATCAAATCGAGGCGTTTTGCGTCCATAATCGAATCAATCGTACAGGCCAACGATTGGTTTCGCTCGTGGCGCGTCGGTTGGATCTGCTGGACGATCGGCAGCTGTTTGAATTGTGCTGCAGCGAGCAGCTCGATCTGGATGACGCCAAGGTGGAAGCGTTGTACGATTTACTGTCCGAGTTGAGGGAACAAAAGTTCCACGATAGGACGGAGGAACGGCTCAATTGCTATCCGGTAATGCTGATAATCGATGAACTGCTCGACAGCATGCCCTGGGAGATGCTACATCCGACCGGTGAATTTAGTCGGTTTTCCAGCTTCTGGGCACTGAGCGAATTGTATCGGGCGCACGCACCACGGATAAAGCACGGGTACTTTACGCTTTCGGCTAACCGATGCTTTGGTATCATAAATCCTG ATAAAAACCTAGAAAAAATGAGTGCTCGGCTGCAGATGTTCTACAGGGAATGGTTCCCGGATTTCGAGCTGCTTATCGATCAAGCACCAAAGGAGAACGATTTCGACGATGTATTAAACAACACGGATGTTCTTGT CTACAACGGTCACGGGAGCGGATTACAGTTTATGAACGGTGAAACGTTGCTACAGCGCAACATCAGCTGTGTAACGTTTCTGTTCGGGTGTGATTCGGTCCGGCTGTTCTCCAACGGTCTGTTTACGGAAATGACCGGTACGCACATGTACTACAACGCTGCCCACTGCCCAACCGTGATCGGAGCGCTATGGGTACTGACCGATCTGTTGACCGATATCTACtcgatgctgctgctcggcAGTTGGATACCGTCGACGAATCCTGCGTACACCAAGCAAAACATCTCGTCCCTCGATACGATGGCGTTCAAAGCGGGCAAGTGGC AATTCAGCAAAACATCCTCCACCACAAAAACGATCATACAGAAGCATCCCAATCTACTGAAGCTTATGGGCGACTGCCGGATGTTTTACCAGCTGCCGCAACGGATCCGGTGTGCGCTCGTCTGCCGTGGTTTGCCCGTGATTAATGAAGCATGCACCTAA
- the LOC118505261 gene encoding 10 kDa heat shock protein, mitochondrial, translated as MSVTKRLLPLLDRVLIQRAEALTKTKGGIVIPEKAQSKVLEGTVVAVGPGARNTQTGEHVPLAVKVGEKVLLPEYGGTKVELGDSKEYHLFREADILAKIE; from the exons ATG TCTGTCACGAAACGTCTACTGCCCCTTTTGGATCGCGTTCTGATCCAGCGCGCCGAAGCCCTCACCAAGACGAAAGGCGGCATCGTTATCCCCGAGAAGGCCCAATCGAAGGTGCTCGAAGGGACGGTGGTAGCCGTCGGTCCCGGTGCTCGCAACACACAAACCGGCGAGCATGTGCCGTTGGCGGTGAAGGTCGGCGAAAAGGTGCTGCTGCCGGAGTACGGAGGCACCAAGGTGGAGCTGGGCGACAGCAAAGAGTATCACCTGTTCCGGGAAGCCGATATTCTGGCCAAAATCGAATAA
- the LOC118505230 gene encoding regucalcin-like, which yields MFSRSSSSSSASLRCVQLIAFSVLLYCSATDHLAQAQELQPQNKMASSDNSYQVVQLPGPRTKLGEGPVWDIDTQSLYYVDINTPAVHRYDYAENRTYSAKLEGANSISFIVLVAGQPEHFVVGENNRVTLIRWDGRSEEAHHVRVLADLGNSQSHVRFNDGKVDPSGRLYAGTMQLETLGDLFAQKEGQFFRYTNGTMVVQKQNISISNGLTWDEPGNPSRMYYIDSAALDVKAFDVDANGDLKNETVFYDLRINGANPGYVPDGMTSDADGNLYIATWGGSKVMKVDKRTQQLLQEIKIPAEQVTSVAFGGPQLDELFVTTSSNGGKPAPAGELFKVTGLGVKGKPMHKMVL from the exons ATGTTctcacgatcatcatcatcatcatcggcttCATTGCGATGCGTGCAATTGATTGCATTCAGTGTGTTGCTGTACTGTAGCGCAACAGATCACCTCGCCCAAGCTCAGGAACTACAG CCCCAAAACAAGATGGCCAGCAGTGATAACAGTTATCAGGTGGTGCAGCTTCCCGGTCCACGGACAAAGCTGGGCGAGGGGCCAGTTTGGGACATCGACACCCAGAGCCTTTACTATGTGGATATCAACACACCGGCCGTCCATCGGTACGATTACGCAGAAAATCGTACCTACAGTGCAAAGCTTG AGGGAGCCAACTCCATTTCCTTCATCGTGCTTGTCGCGGGACAGCCGGAACATTTCGTTGTAGGCGAGAACAACCGTGTGACCCTGATCCGTTGGGACGGTCGATCGGAGGAAGCACACCACGTCCGTGTACTGGCCGATTTGGGCAACAGCCAGAGTCACGTTCGTTTCAACGACGGTAAGGTTGATCCATCCGGACGGCTGTACGCTGGAACGATGCAGCTGGAAACCCTTGGGGATCTGTTCGCTCAGAAGGAGGGACAGTTTTTCCGCTACACGAATGGAACCATGGTGGTGCAGAAGCAGAACATTAGTATCTCGAACGGTCTGACATGGGATGAGCCGGGCAATCCGTCCCGAATGTATTACATCGATTCTGCCGCGCTGGACGTGAAGGCGTTTGATGTGGATGCGAACGGTGATCTGAAGAATGAGACTGTGTTTTACGATTTGCGCATCAACGGAGCTAATCCGGGCTATGTCCCCGACGGGATGACGAGCGATGCCGACGGGAACCTGTATATTGCCACCTGGGGTGGTTCGAAGGTTATGAAGGTGGATAAACG AACGCAGCAGCTTCTTCAGGAAATTAAAATTCCAGCAGAGCAGGTTACATCTGTCGCGTTCGGAGGCCCTCAGCTGGATGAGCTGTTCGTCACGACTTCTTCTAACGGCGGAAAGCCTGCACCGGCCGGGGAGCTGTTCAAAGTAACCGGACTGGGCGTTAAGGGAAAACCGATGCACAAAATGGTTCTGTAG